Proteins encoded in a region of the Polynucleobacter antarcticus genome:
- a CDS encoding fumarylacetoacetate hydrolase family protein — protein sequence MSTAYVIDPPVTPSLPVVGDTRRFAVNRIYCVGRNYADHAREMGHDPDREPPFFFMKPANSIVTDGKDMEYPNLSNDVHHEIEMVVAIGKGGKNISADTALEHVYGYGVGLDMTRRDLQGEAKKMGRPWDTGKAFDQSAPCAAITPATVCGHPNKGAVKLLVNGEVRQEGDLNQLIWNVPDTIAYLSTLFTLEPGDLIYSGTPAGVGPVKKGDVLGGFVDGLTPLKLKII from the coding sequence ATGAGCACAGCATACGTTATTGATCCCCCCGTCACACCATCACTTCCGGTAGTGGGCGATACCCGTCGTTTTGCTGTCAATCGTATTTACTGCGTAGGGCGAAACTATGCAGACCACGCACGTGAAATGGGGCATGATCCAGATCGTGAGCCCCCCTTCTTTTTTATGAAACCTGCGAACTCCATCGTGACAGATGGCAAAGACATGGAGTATCCCAACCTGTCGAATGATGTCCATCATGAAATCGAGATGGTGGTAGCCATTGGCAAGGGTGGAAAAAATATTTCTGCTGATACAGCACTTGAGCATGTGTATGGTTACGGCGTAGGTCTGGATATGACGCGCCGTGATTTACAAGGTGAAGCTAAAAAAATGGGCCGTCCATGGGATACCGGTAAAGCTTTTGATCAGTCTGCACCGTGTGCTGCTATCACGCCTGCTACTGTGTGCGGTCATCCCAATAAAGGTGCCGTTAAACTCCTGGTCAATGGTGAAGTGCGCCAAGAGGGTGATCTCAATCAGTTAATTTGGAATGTACCCGATACGATTGCATATCTCTCTACTTTATTTACGCTTGAGCCAGGTGATCTGATTTACTCAGGAACGCCTGCGGGTGTTGGCCCTGTAAAGAAGGGTGATGTTTTAGGGGGTTTTGTAGATGGATTAACCCCACTGAAACTAAAGATTATCTAA
- a CDS encoding c-type cytochrome, protein MKLSFSPSLPLLTFAIALGFSSVAVANSGEATYKQVCASCHGSGVLKSPKLGNKAQWAPLIAEGQVTLTAHGYVGVRKMPAKGGKPDLSIEDFADSVVYLVNQSGGNWKSPDAKMLLAINKEVEARKAGLNKSK, encoded by the coding sequence ATGAAACTCTCATTCTCACCCTCGCTGCCACTCTTAACCTTCGCTATTGCCCTAGGTTTTAGTTCTGTTGCTGTTGCTAATTCCGGCGAAGCAACATACAAACAGGTTTGCGCTTCCTGCCATGGATCTGGTGTTCTGAAATCTCCTAAGCTGGGTAATAAGGCTCAGTGGGCGCCCTTAATTGCAGAAGGGCAGGTTACTCTGACTGCGCATGGTTATGTTGGCGTCAGGAAGATGCCCGCTAAAGGGGGCAAGCCCGATCTCTCTATTGAGGACTTTGCGGATTCCGTAGTCTATTTAGTGAATCAGTCAGGCGGTAATTGGAAATCGCCCGATGCAAAAATGCTGCTTGCTATTAATAAAGAGGTTGAGGCACGTAAAGCGGGTTTAAATAAGAGTAAATAA
- a CDS encoding disulfide bond formation protein B encodes MRQHSFPSFAALGNQLALLAIVGMLSYAFIDQIYFGELPCPLCLMQRIGFVIIGFALVLNIRCGAYSSHYGWGIIGGLVGMMVSLRQVLLHIAPGDSGFGATFLELHFYTWAFLSYVGLLAGLAILLMLPNGAVRSRSVIANSLVITFIILVLANVISTLLECGVGPCADDPVRYEGWIWLRSRFGL; translated from the coding sequence ATGAGACAGCACTCCTTTCCCTCATTTGCCGCTCTTGGCAATCAGTTGGCATTGCTCGCCATTGTTGGTATGTTGTCTTATGCTTTTATAGATCAGATTTACTTTGGTGAGTTGCCTTGCCCTTTATGTTTAATGCAACGTATTGGTTTTGTCATTATTGGCTTTGCGTTGGTCTTGAACATTCGCTGTGGCGCTTATTCCTCACATTATGGCTGGGGAATTATTGGCGGTCTAGTCGGTATGATGGTTTCTTTACGGCAGGTGCTGCTACACATTGCACCGGGTGATTCAGGATTTGGTGCAACCTTTTTAGAGTTGCATTTTTATACTTGGGCCTTTCTTAGCTACGTTGGCCTTTTAGCTGGTTTGGCTATCTTGCTTATGCTACCGAATGGAGCTGTCCGCTCACGCTCTGTAATCGCTAATAGTTTGGTGATTACATTCATCATATTAGTCTTAGCAAATGTCATTTCCACCTTACTAGAGTGCGGTGTTGGCCCTTGTGCTGATGATCCCGTGCGGTACGAGGGATGGATTTGGTTACGCTCCCGCTTTGGTTTGTAA
- a CDS encoding DUF5993 family protein: MYMFLPFLTAFIGLMLVWFEKRLAGLVMLAITVGILIFWFRIHATTHLNISL; the protein is encoded by the coding sequence ATGTACATGTTCCTTCCTTTTCTGACTGCTTTTATTGGCCTAATGTTGGTATGGTTTGAGAAACGCTTAGCAGGCTTGGTCATGCTAGCAATCACTGTCGGTATTTTGATTTTCTGGTTTCGTATTCATGCGACTACTCATCTCAATATTAGTTTGTAA
- a CDS encoding YbgC/FadM family acyl-CoA thioesterase: MTQIVDTPFLFRVCYSDTDAAGFVYHARYLEIFERSRAQWLYQRDLSPSHLVNAFGILLPVRELSMKFHKPGRLDDLLSIDQLIEKRGRTQITVQQTATRINNAASGDCEPELVASAVLHIVCVDTQTLKPKGLPDWLFQINP; this comes from the coding sequence ATGACCCAGATTGTTGATACCCCCTTTCTTTTTCGCGTTTGTTACTCTGATACAGATGCAGCAGGATTTGTTTACCATGCGCGGTATCTTGAAATCTTCGAGCGCAGTCGTGCACAGTGGCTCTATCAACGTGACCTTAGTCCCTCGCATTTAGTGAATGCATTCGGCATCCTATTACCGGTGCGCGAGCTATCCATGAAATTTCATAAACCCGGTCGCTTAGATGATCTCTTAAGTATCGATCAGTTGATAGAAAAGCGTGGGCGTACACAAATCACCGTTCAGCAGACTGCAACGCGCATTAACAATGCTGCAAGCGGTGATTGCGAGCCAGAATTAGTTGCGAGTGCCGTACTGCATATTGTTTGTGTTGATACCCAGACTCTGAAGCCTAAAGGCTTACCTGACTGGCTCTTCCAGATCAATCCATAA
- a CDS encoding GNAT family N-acetyltransferase, which translates to MILIKTWPEAQDEAYFIRRTVFIEEQGVPEELELDEFDPIALHALVYHQSQCMGTGRLIPLNTGSRIVPLGRIGRMAILPQYRKQNMGKQLLQRLIQEGRDRGITHFELHAQLSAIPFYEKSGFIAHGAIYDEAGITHRDMMFNLFPSTYKP; encoded by the coding sequence GTGATCCTCATTAAAACCTGGCCAGAAGCCCAAGATGAAGCTTATTTCATCCGCAGAACTGTTTTTATTGAAGAACAAGGGGTTCCAGAGGAGTTGGAGCTCGATGAATTTGACCCGATTGCCCTGCATGCATTGGTCTACCATCAATCACAATGTATGGGCACAGGCCGTCTTATCCCCCTCAATACTGGCTCGAGGATAGTCCCTCTTGGGCGCATCGGCAGGATGGCGATATTGCCCCAGTATCGCAAGCAAAATATGGGTAAGCAGCTACTCCAGCGCTTAATACAAGAAGGCCGGGATCGGGGCATTACTCATTTTGAATTGCATGCTCAGTTATCCGCTATTCCGTTCTACGAAAAATCTGGTTTTATCGCTCATGGAGCTATTTACGATGAGGCAGGGATTACGCATCGCGATATGATGTTCAATCTCTTTCCTTCAACCTATAAACCATGA
- a CDS encoding substrate-binding domain-containing protein — MKLAFNRLFIAATTTVALLCGPVIAQEKSIIISSTTSTEQSGLFGFILPIFKMKTGIDAKVVAVGTGQALDIGRRGDADIVFVHDSPAEVKFVNEGFATKRNEVMYNDFVLLGPKSDPAKIAGGKDIKVAFQKMAAAQAPFVSRGDKSGTHAAELRYWKDAGIAIAPGTSWYKETGSGMGPALNTASAMNGYILADRATWLSFKNRGDLTILVQGDPKLFNQYGVMLVNSAKFPHIKKAEGQAFIDWITSKNGQEVIATYQIGGEQLFFPNAKR; from the coding sequence ATGAAACTCGCATTCAATCGACTATTCATAGCAGCAACAACTACCGTAGCACTACTATGTGGACCTGTAATCGCTCAAGAAAAAAGCATCATCATTTCATCGACTACCTCTACAGAGCAATCTGGCTTATTTGGTTTCATACTCCCAATTTTTAAAATGAAAACCGGAATTGATGCCAAAGTTGTCGCTGTTGGCACAGGTCAAGCTTTAGATATTGGCCGCCGTGGCGATGCTGATATCGTGTTTGTGCATGACAGTCCTGCAGAAGTGAAGTTTGTAAATGAAGGCTTTGCAACCAAACGGAATGAAGTGATGTACAACGACTTTGTATTGCTTGGACCTAAATCTGACCCTGCCAAAATTGCGGGTGGCAAAGATATTAAAGTAGCATTTCAAAAAATGGCTGCAGCGCAAGCCCCCTTTGTTTCTCGTGGCGACAAGAGTGGCACCCATGCGGCAGAATTACGTTACTGGAAAGATGCTGGTATTGCTATTGCCCCAGGAACAAGCTGGTACAAAGAAACTGGATCTGGAATGGGTCCTGCGTTAAATACTGCCTCCGCTATGAATGGTTATATTTTGGCAGACCGTGCTACTTGGCTCTCGTTCAAAAATCGTGGCGACCTGACCATTCTTGTTCAAGGAGACCCAAAGCTCTTCAATCAATATGGCGTCATGTTAGTGAACTCGGCAAAATTTCCCCATATCAAAAAAGCAGAGGGACAAGCCTTTATTGACTGGATCACTTCAAAGAACGGACAAGAAGTAATTGCAACCTACCAAATTGGTGGGGAACAGCTGTTCTTTCCTAATGCCAAGAGATAA
- a CDS encoding substrate-binding domain-containing protein has product MRIQIRPTLVFGSKNAKDPTVLDLVWLSGLLKDIDQGKTLVSACKKAGLSYRNVWQKLNDVELALGFKLIDRVRGHGSQLSEYAQYLTQFIDDFEQKTARLEQTSLAHLEEGFAQFRLSTKRQWRFASSSDPIIQKSILDIDGFELITAGSGEALERLFNYEVDVAGFHISDASSSKIISQRLKKEGMQLLPVMQRIQGMMVTKGNPLNIISLKDLLRPKIRFINRQKGSGTRLLLDTIMKQEGMDSKAIKGYENEEFTHSAIAMAILAKKADVGMGVKSIALENGLDFIHLKDEIFFLAMGQDFAKNKDLTKLVRKIQRLSREMPGYKPIGLKQKTAAWL; this is encoded by the coding sequence ATGAGAATTCAGATTCGACCTACCTTAGTGTTTGGCAGTAAAAATGCCAAAGACCCCACTGTATTGGATTTAGTGTGGCTATCAGGCTTGCTAAAAGATATTGATCAAGGGAAGACCTTGGTATCTGCTTGCAAAAAAGCAGGGCTTTCCTATCGCAATGTTTGGCAAAAACTCAATGATGTTGAGCTAGCTCTAGGCTTTAAGTTAATTGATCGGGTGAGAGGGCATGGATCACAGCTTTCTGAGTACGCCCAATACCTTACTCAATTTATTGATGATTTTGAGCAAAAAACAGCTCGACTGGAGCAAACTAGCCTTGCACATCTCGAGGAAGGTTTTGCCCAATTTAGATTGAGTACAAAAAGACAATGGCGGTTTGCTAGTAGTAGCGACCCGATCATTCAAAAATCTATATTAGACATTGATGGTTTTGAATTAATTACCGCAGGCTCTGGTGAGGCCTTAGAGCGTCTGTTTAATTATGAGGTGGATGTTGCAGGCTTTCATATTTCTGATGCAAGTAGTTCTAAGATCATTTCTCAGCGCTTGAAAAAAGAGGGTATGCAGTTGTTGCCAGTCATGCAGCGCATACAAGGCATGATGGTTACTAAAGGTAATCCACTGAATATCATTTCTTTAAAAGATCTATTGCGCCCCAAAATTCGTTTTATTAATCGACAGAAGGGATCGGGGACAAGGCTCTTATTAGATACGATCATGAAGCAAGAAGGCATGGATTCAAAGGCGATCAAGGGTTATGAAAATGAAGAATTTACACACTCGGCTATCGCCATGGCTATCTTGGCAAAAAAAGCCGATGTGGGAATGGGTGTAAAGAGTATTGCCCTTGAAAATGGCCTAGATTTTATTCATTTAAAAGATGAAATTTTCTTTCTTGCTATGGGTCAAGACTTTGCTAAAAATAAAGACCTTACTAAGCTGGTTCGGAAGATTCAGAGGCTCTCTCGTGAAATGCCGGGATACAAGCCGATCGGCTTAAAACAAAAAACGGCTGCTTGGCTATAA
- the modA gene encoding molybdate ABC transporter substrate-binding protein, with protein MPIPLRYRISACFFLLLGLLLSAQVHAQTITVAVASNLKPAFEEIHQQFKQLPGSHQAMRIVYGSSGNLASQMKQGAPYDLFISADESYPLRLADEGVTRDRGVIYAYGHLALMTNTAAGLSLSSDPEQIKRLLKNAKKIAIANPELAPYGKASVQYLKAIKVWNEVKDRLVLTDNISIAAVYVSTGALKVGLTALSIAKAPELAATTQYIALPDDLYEPIRQRTVLKKNPPPAAIALYDYLQSSAAKQILVKNGYTIP; from the coding sequence ATGCCTATCCCTCTGAGATACAGGATATCGGCATGTTTCTTTTTATTGCTTGGGCTTTTATTGAGCGCTCAGGTTCATGCCCAAACGATTACCGTAGCAGTGGCAAGTAATCTCAAGCCTGCTTTCGAGGAAATACATCAACAGTTTAAGCAATTGCCAGGCTCTCACCAAGCTATGCGCATTGTTTACGGCTCCTCCGGAAATCTGGCAAGCCAGATGAAGCAGGGCGCTCCATATGACTTATTTATTTCCGCTGATGAATCTTATCCTTTGCGCTTAGCAGATGAAGGTGTCACACGGGACCGTGGAGTGATTTATGCCTATGGCCATCTGGCGCTGATGACAAATACGGCAGCTGGGCTGAGTTTGAGCTCTGACCCAGAGCAGATTAAAAGACTGCTGAAGAATGCCAAAAAGATCGCTATTGCTAATCCAGAATTGGCCCCTTATGGCAAAGCATCCGTTCAATATCTCAAGGCAATCAAAGTCTGGAATGAGGTTAAAGATCGCTTAGTACTGACGGACAATATTTCCATTGCTGCGGTCTATGTCAGTACAGGTGCATTAAAGGTGGGCTTGACTGCCTTATCGATAGCAAAAGCCCCTGAATTAGCGGCCACGACGCAATATATTGCACTTCCTGATGATCTGTATGAGCCTATTCGTCAACGCACGGTCTTAAAAAAGAACCCACCCCCAGCAGCCATTGCTTTGTATGACTACCTTCAGAGTAGCGCAGCAAAACAAATCCTTGTTAAAAACGGGTATACGATTCCCTAA
- a CDS encoding tripartite tricarboxylate transporter substrate binding protein, with protein sequence MMRFTSTVLKPLFILLATIAIPVHAHAQVLKANSSVWPKQAIRIVVTFTPGGAPDILARVLAESWQQSLGVPVLVENRPGYGGNIGADIVAKSESDGYTLLIGTVGIHSINGALYEKLPFHPIHDFTPISFLASTPNVLVVNKRLGVNNLPELIELAKSKPNELTFGSSGVGTSLHMSGELLKEMTGVQIRHIPYKGRAQSLPDLVSGRISMLFDNLSSSLSLIKAGEIQAIGVTSLRRSPAAPDIPTMAEQGLPGFEAISWFSLMAPANLPSNLQQRLNTLTRQTLNQADVKSKLLASGLDPAPGSPQELSKLIQAESAKWGRVVLRSGAKLEP encoded by the coding sequence ATGATGCGCTTCACTTCCACGGTGCTCAAGCCCCTATTTATTTTGTTGGCTACTATTGCCATACCTGTACATGCGCATGCGCAAGTACTGAAAGCTAACTCATCTGTATGGCCTAAGCAAGCTATTCGGATTGTGGTGACTTTTACGCCTGGGGGTGCGCCAGACATTTTGGCGCGCGTGCTAGCTGAGAGTTGGCAGCAAAGTTTGGGTGTGCCAGTGCTGGTAGAAAATCGCCCTGGATACGGTGGCAATATTGGTGCGGATATTGTGGCTAAGAGTGAGTCCGATGGCTATACATTGCTGATCGGTACAGTGGGTATTCATTCGATTAACGGGGCCCTGTACGAGAAGTTACCGTTTCATCCAATTCATGATTTCACACCGATTAGTTTTTTGGCTAGCACCCCTAATGTATTGGTAGTTAATAAACGGCTTGGTGTGAATAATCTGCCAGAACTCATTGAGCTAGCGAAGTCAAAGCCCAATGAGCTTACTTTTGGTTCCTCGGGTGTCGGCACTTCATTGCATATGTCTGGTGAGTTACTAAAAGAGATGACGGGTGTGCAAATTCGGCATATTCCTTACAAGGGCAGAGCACAATCTCTACCAGACCTAGTGAGCGGACGGATTTCAATGCTCTTTGATAATCTTTCCTCATCCTTGTCTTTGATCAAAGCAGGTGAGATTCAGGCAATTGGAGTAACGAGTCTCAGGCGATCCCCCGCTGCCCCGGACATTCCGACAATGGCAGAGCAAGGTTTGCCTGGATTTGAAGCAATCTCTTGGTTTTCATTGATGGCGCCTGCCAATCTTCCTAGTAACTTACAGCAACGTTTAAATACCTTAACCCGCCAAACACTTAATCAAGCAGATGTTAAAAGTAAATTGCTGGCTAGCGGTTTAGACCCGGCACCAGGAAGCCCCCAAGAGCTCTCTAAACTGATCCAAGCGGAGAGTGCTAAATGGGGTAGAGTGGTGTTGAGGTCTGGCGCTAAATTAGAGCCTTAA